The following nucleotide sequence is from Halapricum desulfuricans.
GTAGCTCCCCTCGACGAGCACCGCCGTCGCGTCGAAGTATCGCATCGGCGCGATAGCGCCGAGCTGTTCGTAATCGGCGATGATCGTCACCGACTCGAACAGGAACAGCCCGAATATCGCGACTAACGCGCCGCGCTGAGCGACTGAGGATCGACTGGTGAGCACTGACAGCACAAGCCCGATCGCGCCACAGGCCAGCAGGTACGGGATCGCGAGCAGATGCACGACCACCAGATTGACCGGCTCGACGGGGTATCCGATCGCTGCCGTCCCGGCGTAGATGATGACCGGCAAGACGGCGTTCACGGTGAAGATCGGCACGAGCAACGCGAGGAACTTCTCGCCGAGCACGCGCGCCCGCGAAATCGGGAGCGACAACAGGACGTCCATCCGCTCGCGGTCGATGTCACTTGCGATCAGGCCCGCGCCACTATAGGCCACGTACAGCCCCAGCAGGAGGACCCAGCCGATCGAATACAGTTCGGCGGCGAGAAAGCCCTCGATGGTGTTCATCGTCGCGATGTTGAACAGCTCCAGAAAGACCTCGGGCATCTGCTCGAGAAACTGATCGAGGTCCATGCCCTCAGCCAGCGACGGGAACGTCGCGATGTACATCCCCGCGAGCAGCGTGAGTCCGACCGTCAGATAGACCGTCCCCTTCAGCCGGCGTCGTGCCTCGTAGCGAGCGAGTTCAAGCATCGAGATCGCCCCCGGACGGTTCGGCTTCGCCGTCCCGTGTCGACTGTCGGTCCGGTTCGTCGCTTCCCTCGGGTCCGTAAAACCGCATGAACACCTCTTCGAGCGGGGCCTCCTCGACGTCGAGATCGACGTACGTGTGCTTCCCGAGTTCGGCCACGAGATCGTTGATGTCGCCGGTATAGGTGAACCTGACTTCGGTGACGACCTCGGCGTCGCCCTCGTGGCCGGTCGCCGCGAGCAACTCGCCGGCGCGGTCGTCGATCCGGGTGCGTTCGAGGCCATGGACCGCATCGCCGTCGAACGCGCCGCGCTCGACGCTGCCGACGATCCGGGCGCGGACGAACTTGCCCGAGCGGTCGAGCAGCGACTCGATCGCCTCAGTCGTGACGAGTTCGCCCTCCCGGAGGATCGCGACCCGGTCGCACACCCGCCGCACTTCGCTGAGCACGTGCGAGGAGAAAAACACCGTCACGCCCTGCTCGCGCTCCGCGCGGACGAACTCGTTGAACCGCTGTTGCATCAGCGGATCGAGCCCTCTGGTCGGTTCGTCCATGATCACTAGCTCGGGGTCGTGCATGAACGCCTGGACGACGCCAAGTTTCTGTACGTTTCCCGAGGAATACTCCCGGACGTTGCGGTCCAGCGGGGGCTCGAACAGTTCCAGCAACTCCTCGCGCCGGTCGTCGCCCTTGATCGAGGCGTGGAGGTCCAGTATCTCCCGGCCGGTCGCGCCGTCGTCGAACGCGGGATTCGCCGGCAGGTAGCCGATCGATCGCTTGGCCTCGATCATCGCCCGCTCGTCGGTGCTGTCCGCGCCGAGCACAGTCGCCCGTCCGGCAGTCGGGCTCAGCAACCCCAGCATCGTCCGGATCGTGGTTGTCTTGCCCGCGCCGTTGGGCCCGAGAAAGCCGAAGATCTCCCCCGCTTCGACCGTGAAATCGATCCCCTGGACGGCCCTGACTTCGCCGTAGTGTTTGGTCAGGTCCATCACG
It contains:
- a CDS encoding ABC transporter ATP-binding protein — encoded protein: MSVIDVMDLTKHYGEVRAVQGIDFTVEAGEIFGFLGPNGAGKTTTIRTMLGLLSPTAGRATVLGADSTDERAMIEAKRSIGYLPANPAFDDGATGREILDLHASIKGDDRREELLELFEPPLDRNVREYSSGNVQKLGVVQAFMHDPELVIMDEPTRGLDPLMQQRFNEFVRAEREQGVTVFFSSHVLSEVRRVCDRVAILREGELVTTEAIESLLDRSGKFVRARIVGSVERGAFDGDAVHGLERTRIDDRAGELLAATGHEGDAEVVTEVRFTYTGDINDLVAELGKHTYVDLDVEEAPLEEVFMRFYGPEGSDEPDRQSTRDGEAEPSGGDLDA
- a CDS encoding ABC transporter permease subunit, with amino-acid sequence MLELARYEARRRLKGTVYLTVGLTLLAGMYIATFPSLAEGMDLDQFLEQMPEVFLELFNIATMNTIEGFLAAELYSIGWVLLLGLYVAYSGAGLIASDIDRERMDVLLSLPISRARVLGEKFLALLVPIFTVNAVLPVIIYAGTAAIGYPVEPVNLVVVHLLAIPYLLACGAIGLVLSVLTSRSSVAQRGALVAIFGLFLFESVTIIADYEQLGAIAPMRYFDATAVLVEGSYDWAGGAILLGGTALLVGASMLYFGRRDIA